TTCCTAATCAATTTGAAGCAGTCGTTTTGACATGTGGTAGCAATGCAGCATTGTTAATTCAACAGGCTTTGGAGTTTAAGCCCAAAGCAGTTGTTGTAACGGATTCCCTTCAATATAGTTATGTCCAGGACGCCCTAAAAGGGCATAATATCGCTGTTCTTTTGGGTGAAGTGGGGTTGGTTGAAGTGGTTCAATATGAGGGTGTTGATGTTGTTTTGAATGCGATTGTTGGATCTGCTGGATTAAAACCTACTGTGAAAGCGATTCAATCCAAAAAGGATATCGCTTTGGCTAACAAGGAAACGCTGGTTGTCGCTGGTGAGCTGATTATGGCTTTGGTGCATGAACATGGCGTTCGAATGCTGCCTGTGGATTCAGAGCATTCGGCAATTTTTCAGTGTTTGACCGGAGAGGAGCATAATCCGATAGAGAAAATCTACATTACCGCTTCTGGGGGGCCTTTTAGGGGAAAAAGTAGACCGGAGCTTCGCTATGTTACCAAGGCTCAAGCTTTGAAGCATCCCAACTGGTCTATGGGAGCCAAAATCACGATTGATTCCGCTTCTTTGATGAATAAAGGCTTAGAAGTCATTGAAGCAAAATGGCTTTTCAACCTGTCCATAGATCAAGTCGATGTCATTGTGCATCCTCAGTCGATTGTGCATTCCCTGGTCCAGTTTCAAGACGGTTCTATGAAAGCACAAATGGGGGTGCCTGATATGAAATTGCCGATCCAATATGCGTTGACATATCCAGGACGTTTCGAAAATAATTTTGAGCGTTTTAATTTC
The genomic region above belongs to Sphingobacterium zeae and contains:
- a CDS encoding 1-deoxy-D-xylulose-5-phosphate reductoisomerase, which translates into the protein MSKKGIAILGATGSIGTQALDVIRAFPNQFEAVVLTCGSNAALLIQQALEFKPKAVVVTDSLQYSYVQDALKGHNIAVLLGEVGLVEVVQYEGVDVVLNAIVGSAGLKPTVKAIQSKKDIALANKETLVVAGELIMALVHEHGVRMLPVDSEHSAIFQCLTGEEHNPIEKIYITASGGPFRGKSRPELRYVTKAQALKHPNWSMGAKITIDSASLMNKGLEVIEAKWLFNLSIDQVDVIVHPQSIVHSLVQFQDGSMKAQMGVPDMKLPIQYALTYPGRFENNFERFNFMDYPTLSFEKADMETFRNLALAYESLRAGGNRSCVLNAANEVVVDAFLKDRVGFLEMSDVIEQTLDQVEFIAAPTLDDYLETDRVARLITKEIIKD